The proteins below are encoded in one region of Candidatus Omnitrophota bacterium:
- a CDS encoding cupin domain-containing protein: MKLSEKIRYLRKTVLKVSLKDFHKKLVDIFGKRALTYYSLCRLEKGRRDTIRLRSLYQISTGLGISLKELVEGTDKEVSKIVTIMRRKDRANNEYIYNGKAIAEILSPRSMRFLAMELILRPGGATREEQDPQDTNSFEKLIIILQGETQVFVGGEKHLLSKGDSLSFLSSLPHHFENPSHSLKARCIIIQNPKSY; the protein is encoded by the coding sequence ATGAAACTTTCGGAAAAGATCCGCTACTTAAGAAAAACCGTACTAAAGGTCAGCCTTAAAGACTTCCACAAAAAACTTGTCGATATATTCGGCAAAAGAGCGCTGACATACTACTCTCTATGCCGGCTTGAAAAAGGCCGCAGAGACACTATCCGCTTAAGAAGCCTGTATCAGATCTCAACGGGCCTTGGCATATCCTTAAAAGAGCTGGTTGAAGGCACTGATAAAGAAGTATCAAAAATAGTGACAATAATGCGCCGCAAAGACAGGGCAAATAATGAGTACATATATAATGGCAAAGCGATCGCGGAGATTTTGAGCCCGCGCAGCATGAGGTTTTTGGCGATGGAACTGATACTTCGTCCCGGAGGAGCGACAAGGGAAGAGCAGGATCCGCAGGATACAAATAGTTTTGAAAAGCTGATAATAATATTACAGGGAGAGACGCAGGTTTTTGTCGGGGGAGAGAAGCACCTTTTAAGTAAAGGCGATTCTCTTTCATTTTTAAGCAGTCTTCCGCATCATTTCGAGAATCCTTCACACAGCTTAAAAGCGCGCTGCATAATAATCCAGAATCCTAAATCTTACTAA
- a CDS encoding response regulator, whose protein sequence is MGIKEAADILLVEDNPDDIELILRVLEKRRLANKVYVVKDGAEALDFIFHEGAYAAKKNGNNGIRPKVILLDIKLPKVDGLEVLRKIKTDDKTKSIPVVILTSSKEEEDLVKSYKYGANSYIPKPVEFDKFVTAVSELGLYWLLLNQIPPK, encoded by the coding sequence ATGGGAATAAAAGAAGCGGCTGACATTCTTTTGGTTGAGGATAATCCTGACGATATCGAGCTTATCTTGAGGGTTTTAGAAAAGCGAAGGCTTGCCAATAAAGTTTATGTGGTAAAGGACGGCGCTGAGGCCCTCGACTTTATCTTCCACGAAGGCGCATATGCGGCAAAAAAGAATGGCAATAACGGCATCAGGCCGAAAGTAATACTGCTCGATATAAAGCTTCCAAAGGTGGACGGCCTGGAAGTATTGCGCAAAATAAAGACGGACGATAAAACCAAATCAATACCCGTTGTAATACTGACCTCTTCAAAAGAGGAGGAGGACCTGGTTAAAAGCTATAAATATGGGGCAAATAGCTACATACCCAAGCCCGTAGAGTTTGATAAGTTTGTCACGGCGGTCTCGGAGCTGGGGCTATATTGGCTCTTATTAAACCAAATACCGCCCAAATAG
- a CDS encoding response regulator: protein MAKKILIVEDEPDLLTLAQERLKAAGYDILSTTSSEETLKLLKTEMPDLILLDLLLPEMQGDVLCKKLKSDPHFKHIPIIIFTASIIRVPERIKEMGADDYILKPFEPADLLEKIRMFIR, encoded by the coding sequence ATGGCAAAAAAAATACTAATAGTTGAGGACGAACCGGATCTTCTTACCCTCGCCCAGGAGAGACTAAAAGCCGCCGGCTACGACATATTATCGACGACGAGCAGTGAGGAGACTCTTAAACTGCTGAAAACAGAGATGCCGGATCTGATACTGCTGGACCTGCTTCTGCCCGAAATGCAGGGGGATGTGCTTTGCAAAAAATTAAAGTCCGATCCACATTTTAAACACATACCTATTATAATATTTACCGCAAGTATCATCCGTGTCCCTGAAAGAATAAAAGAGATGGGCGCCGATGACTACATATTAAAGCCTTTTGAGCCGGCAGATCTACTCGAAAAAATAAGAATGTTTATTAGATAA
- a CDS encoding PAS domain-containing sensor histidine kinase: METFRLTDEICRGMVDSIDIGIALISPDMQILALNTKMRQWFPYIDVAKKPICYRTFNNPPRDSICSYCPTCLTLKDGLVHEAITQTPVGGRIVNYRIVSSPLKDANGNITAAVEMVEDISERIRKDSETNLYKQNLEKLLGDRTRALQESEKKFRLAFENALDTILWADPETGIIINCNKAAEKLFEKSKDELIGRHQTTLHPTNEKERYSEMFKNQILNKMGVDEATIVTKSGKIKIVLISCSMTEIENKRVMQGVFHDITQRKEMENACRVSEESYHSIFESANDGIIIRDIKTYHIINVNSKACEIFCYPKEEMIGLNLEPFYISFGQYTAEKCRQFYEQAASGIPQIFEWFTKDKFGREFWVEVNAKRAIIGGRYCLLSIVRDITERKQAITAKEDFMNMVSHELRTPLSAIKEAFSLVTESRTGIIDTEKKDILDIAKRNIDRLTRLINQVLDFQKLDAGMMKLKFEENNINDIIREVHLAMLSLVSKNRLKFNLKLENKLPRANFDKDKIIEVLNNLISNAVKYTKRGSITIASIKGDNSIQVSVTDTGCGIKEDDMPKLFKRFSQVERKVGGSGLGLAISKEIIEIHKGKIWAESEFGKGTTVHFVLPITERRR, from the coding sequence ATGGAAACATTCAGATTAACTGATGAGATATGCAGGGGCATGGTTGATAGCATAGATATAGGCATTGCACTAATAAGCCCAGATATGCAGATACTTGCGCTTAACACAAAGATGAGGCAGTGGTTCCCCTATATAGATGTCGCAAAAAAACCTATATGCTATCGCACATTTAATAATCCTCCCCGCGATAGCATCTGTTCTTACTGCCCTACTTGTCTGACTCTAAAAGACGGGCTTGTGCATGAAGCGATAACACAAACACCTGTGGGCGGCCGTATAGTCAATTACAGAATCGTCTCTTCTCCTCTGAAGGATGCCAATGGTAATATTACAGCCGCTGTTGAGATGGTGGAGGACATAAGTGAGCGCATAAGAAAAGACTCGGAGACGAATTTATATAAACAAAATCTGGAAAAATTGCTGGGTGATCGTACCCGAGCGCTGCAGGAAAGTGAAAAAAAGTTTCGGCTCGCTTTTGAGAACGCCCTTGACACTATCCTGTGGGCCGACCCGGAAACAGGCATTATTATCAACTGCAACAAGGCTGCCGAAAAGCTTTTTGAGAAATCTAAGGATGAACTAATAGGCCGTCACCAAACAACTCTGCATCCTACTAATGAAAAAGAACGTTATTCCGAAATGTTTAAAAATCAAATTTTGAACAAAATGGGTGTGGATGAAGCTACTATAGTGACAAAATCCGGAAAGATAAAAATAGTGCTCATAAGCTGCTCTATGACAGAGATAGAAAATAAACGGGTCATGCAGGGCGTATTCCACGATATTACGCAGCGCAAGGAGATGGAGAACGCTTGCAGGGTATCGGAAGAGAGCTACCACTCTATATTCGAGTCAGCGAATGACGGAATTATTATTCGCGATATCAAAACATACCACATAATAAATGTTAACAGCAAAGCATGTGAAATCTTTTGCTATCCTAAAGAGGAAATGATAGGGTTAAATTTGGAGCCTTTTTACATTAGTTTTGGCCAATATACCGCTGAAAAATGCAGGCAGTTTTACGAACAGGCGGCTTCCGGCATACCACAGATTTTTGAATGGTTTACTAAAGATAAATTCGGCAGGGAGTTCTGGGTCGAAGTCAACGCAAAACGGGCGATTATAGGAGGAAGGTACTGCCTTCTTTCTATAGTGCGTGACATCACCGAGCGCAAACAGGCGATAACGGCAAAAGAAGACTTTATGAATATGGTATCTCATGAGCTTAGAACCCCGCTAAGCGCTATAAAGGAGGCTTTCTCTCTTGTCACCGAAAGTAGGACCGGCATTATAGATACGGAAAAAAAGGATATACTTGATATAGCAAAAAGGAATATAGACAGGCTTACGAGATTAATCAATCAGGTGCTGGACTTCCAAAAGCTCGACGCTGGTATGATGAAACTTAAATTCGAGGAAAACAATATTAACGACATCATCCGCGAGGTCCATCTGGCAATGCTTTCCCTGGTAAGCAAGAATAGGCTAAAATTTAATCTCAAACTTGAAAATAAGTTGCCTCGTGCCAATTTCGATAAAGACAAGATTATAGAGGTCCTGAACAATCTCATCAGCAATGCTGTAAAGTATACAAAAAGGGGCAGTATAACGATAGCTTCCATAAAGGGCGATAATTCCATCCAGGTATCGGTAACCGATACCGGCTGTGGAATAAAAGAGGATGATATGCCCAAACTATTCAAGCGGTTTTCTCAAGTGGAAAGAAAGGTTGGCGGATCAGGGTTAGGACTTGCCATATCAAAAGAGATTATTGAAATACATAAAGGAAAGATCTGGGCCGAGTCAGAATTCGGCAAGGGAACAACCGTACATTTTGTCTTACCAATCACAGAACGGAGAAGATGA
- a CDS encoding response regulator — protein sequence MEKNILIADDDKDLIGIIKKFLTGKGHRVDFAYDGDRALDMIKSNHYDIIFVDFNMPGLTGLELAKYVKTNKLDTKTVFLTGYPAISAPIAKYSGADEYLEKSASMDSLLDSIVEIIDRESGKA from the coding sequence ATGGAAAAGAATATACTTATCGCCGATGACGATAAGGATCTCATAGGTATAATAAAGAAATTTTTAACGGGAAAAGGCCATCGCGTGGATTTTGCTTATGACGGAGACAGGGCATTGGATATGATAAAAAGTAACCACTACGACATAATATTTGTGGACTTTAATATGCCGGGGCTTACGGGCTTGGAGCTCGCTAAGTATGTTAAAACGAATAAGCTTGATACAAAAACCGTGTTTCTCACCGGCTATCCGGCAATATCGGCTCCCATAGCCAAATATTCCGGCGCGGATGAATATCTGGAAAAATCGGCAAGCATGGATTCTCTGCTTGATAGCATAGTAGAGATAATAGATAGAGAGAGCGGGAAGGCTTAA
- a CDS encoding saccharopine dehydrogenase C-terminal domain-containing protein: MIKFKNKVLVIGYGSVAKCTLPILLKHIDIPHKNITIIDFIDKRKELQPWIKKGIKYFQEKVTPININQLLSKHVSSGGLVIDLAWNIECLDMLSWCHDNKVLYINTSVEEWDPYAGIHNKSAFKKSLYYKQMQIRDMVSKWSNGFITAVLDHGANPGLISHFTKKGITDIALKYIKDKTVQKNHAKNIERLLSSKNFSRLAMMLGIKVIHISERDTQVTNRPKEVDEFVGTWSIEGLREEGISPSEMGWGTHEKEPGLIHSVPPYGPKNQIFLSQMGMNTWVRTWVPNEEIVGMVIRHAEAFSISDNLTVHEKGRAVYRPTVHYAYMPCNETIASLHELRARNYELQKKQRIMSDEIKSGADILGALIMGHKYNSWWTGSVLSIESSRRLVPHQNATTMQVAIGVVSGIMWMIENPDKGVNAPDDLPHEYILNIAKPYLGKLVSEPSDWTPLKNYRVFFKENHSAHLDKRNIWAFKNFLFKD, encoded by the coding sequence ATGATAAAGTTCAAAAATAAAGTTCTGGTAATCGGATATGGCTCGGTCGCCAAATGCACGCTGCCGATACTATTAAAACACATCGATATACCACACAAAAACATCACAATAATAGATTTTATAGATAAAAGAAAAGAATTGCAGCCGTGGATCAAAAAAGGCATTAAGTATTTTCAGGAAAAAGTCACCCCCATAAATATAAACCAGCTTTTATCAAAACATGTTTCATCAGGCGGGCTTGTCATAGACCTCGCATGGAACATAGAATGTCTGGATATGCTAAGCTGGTGCCACGATAACAAAGTTTTATACATCAACACTTCCGTCGAGGAATGGGATCCTTACGCGGGCATTCACAATAAAAGCGCGTTTAAAAAATCTCTGTACTATAAACAGATGCAGATACGCGATATGGTGTCCAAATGGAGCAACGGTTTTATCACGGCCGTCTTGGACCATGGCGCGAATCCGGGGCTCATTTCGCATTTTACCAAAAAAGGCATCACAGATATCGCGTTAAAATACATTAAGGATAAAACCGTTCAGAAAAATCACGCAAAAAATATAGAGCGTCTTTTAAGCAGTAAAAATTTTTCCCGGCTTGCGATGATGTTAGGGATAAAGGTAATTCATATAAGCGAGCGGGACACTCAAGTGACAAACAGGCCCAAAGAAGTAGACGAATTTGTCGGCACGTGGAGCATAGAGGGGCTAAGGGAAGAAGGCATCTCCCCTTCCGAGATGGGGTGGGGTACACATGAAAAAGAGCCCGGTTTAATACATAGCGTCCCTCCATATGGCCCGAAAAATCAGATATTTTTGTCACAGATGGGGATGAATACGTGGGTAAGGACATGGGTGCCTAACGAAGAGATCGTAGGTATGGTGATAAGGCATGCGGAGGCCTTCAGCATATCTGACAATCTTACTGTGCATGAAAAAGGCCGGGCGGTTTACAGGCCCACGGTGCACTATGCCTATATGCCGTGCAATGAGACTATAGCGTCGCTTCATGAATTACGCGCCAGAAATTACGAACTGCAGAAAAAACAGCGCATAATGAGTGATGAGATAAAAAGCGGCGCTGATATATTGGGCGCGCTTATCATGGGCCACAAATATAATTCGTGGTGGACGGGCAGCGTGCTTAGCATAGAGTCTTCGAGAAGACTGGTGCCGCACCAGAACGCCACAACGATGCAGGTCGCTATAGGAGTCGTATCGGGCATAATGTGGATGATAGAAAACCCGGATAAGGGCGTAAATGCGCCTGATGATCTGCCGCACGAGTATATACTAAATATAGCCAAGCCTTACTTAGGAAAGCTTGTATCGGAACCTTCGGATTGGACCCCCCTGAAGAATTATAGGGTATTTTTCAAAGAGAACCACTCTGCTCACCTCGATAAAAGAAATATCTGGGCCTTCAAAAACTTCCTATTCAAAGATTAA
- a CDS encoding ATP-binding protein, with amino-acid sequence MSIRSRLTFIFLAIALIPTILIAALTFINYARSIEKHHISSLEDIVAFKADKINTYFKGLENSIKMAQNFWMIRKNLPILTRLSGDTSKAEFMSAKEALDEQLRPMQYILDLYEIILVEPTGKIVYTSNPRQYPKHLLRSLQDSEQKAFSEGKTGVYFTDIFLDEMREGKPALLISAPVLGSDGLLVGVIVFEVNMTQFYNLVQDTTGLGNTGETLLCKKIGNEILFLNPLRHDPKATLTKKIRIGEKTAIPAQRAVLGVKGGGHSTDYRNRDVIAAWDYIPSSEWGIVAKIDCDEAFTDVTTLRNFLIGIFVFVLVLSAAASFYIAKTTAGTLERLSREISERKKIENELEQYRGHLEELARERTTELEETNKQLDAFNYSVSHDLRAPLRSIDGFSRMLLEDYGDKLDDAGKHNLVTIRKNVKKMGLLIEDLLRFAHLGRQKVQMRHIDMEKIVKCVLEDMKDEITPDRTLKIDIKDIPPANGDPSLMHHVWYNILSNAAKFTRSKKMGTIEIGCISDAKENKYYVKDNGVGFDMKYMDKLFEIFQRLHDEAQFEGTGVGLAIARQIIDRHGGRIWAEGKTGEGATFYFALPKKGGNHGNKRSG; translated from the coding sequence ATGTCTATCAGGTCAAGGCTTACCTTTATTTTTCTTGCCATCGCTTTAATCCCAACTATTCTTATTGCCGCTTTAACTTTCATTAACTATGCACGATCGATTGAAAAGCATCACATCTCCTCGCTTGAAGACATAGTAGCCTTCAAGGCAGATAAAATCAACACATACTTCAAAGGACTTGAGAATAGCATAAAGATGGCGCAGAATTTCTGGATGATCAGGAAAAATCTGCCAATATTGACAAGGCTTTCGGGTGACACATCGAAGGCTGAATTCATGTCTGCCAAAGAGGCCCTGGACGAACAATTAAGGCCAATGCAGTACATTCTGGATCTATACGAAATTATATTAGTTGAACCCACCGGAAAGATAGTATACACTTCAAATCCCCGCCAATACCCAAAGCATCTTCTGCGAAGCCTGCAAGACTCGGAACAAAAAGCCTTTTCCGAGGGAAAAACCGGCGTATATTTTACAGATATATTTTTGGATGAGATGCGGGAAGGCAAACCAGCGCTTCTTATAAGCGCTCCTGTTCTTGGCTCCGATGGCCTCCTTGTAGGTGTCATAGTTTTCGAGGTCAATATGACCCAATTCTATAATCTTGTCCAGGACACAACGGGACTGGGCAATACCGGAGAGACGTTGCTGTGCAAAAAAATAGGGAACGAGATCCTCTTTCTAAATCCTCTTCGGCACGATCCCAAAGCGACTCTTACAAAAAAGATCCGCATAGGAGAAAAAACGGCCATACCTGCCCAGCGTGCTGTATTAGGCGTAAAAGGGGGCGGCCATTCGACCGACTATCGAAATAGGGATGTTATAGCGGCCTGGGACTATATACCCTCTTCCGAATGGGGCATAGTGGCAAAAATAGACTGCGACGAAGCATTTACCGATGTAACAACGCTAAGAAATTTTCTTATAGGTATATTTGTCTTTGTTTTGGTGCTATCTGCCGCTGCGTCATTTTATATAGCCAAGACTACTGCCGGCACGCTTGAGAGATTAAGCAGGGAAATTTCCGAGCGCAAGAAGATAGAGAATGAATTAGAGCAATATCGCGGGCATCTCGAAGAATTGGCGAGAGAGCGCACGACGGAGCTTGAGGAGACGAATAAACAGCTCGATGCCTTCAATTACTCCGTATCGCATGATCTTCGGGCCCCTCTTCGATCAATAGACGGATTTAGCCGTATGCTACTGGAAGATTATGGTGATAAGCTCGATGATGCCGGCAAGCATAACCTTGTCACTATACGCAAAAATGTGAAAAAGATGGGCCTGCTGATAGAAGACCTGCTTCGATTCGCGCACTTGGGACGCCAAAAGGTACAAATGCGCCATATCGATATGGAAAAAATCGTAAAATGTGTATTAGAAGATATGAAGGATGAGATAACGCCTGACCGAACATTAAAGATAGATATAAAAGATATCCCTCCCGCAAATGGCGATCCAAGCCTTATGCATCATGTCTGGTACAATATACTGTCAAACGCAGCCAAATTTACAAGATCTAAAAAAATGGGTACTATTGAGATAGGCTGTATAAGCGACGCGAAAGAAAATAAATATTATGTGAAAGATAACGGCGTAGGATTTGATATGAAATATATGGATAAATTATTTGAAATATTCCAGAGGCTCCATGATGAAGCCCAGTTCGAGGGAACAGGAGTCGGCCTGGCTATCGCGCGTCAGATCATTGACCGGCACGGGGGCAGGATCTGGGCAGAAGGCAAAACCGGTGAAGGGGCAACGTTTTATTTCGCGCTGCCTAAAAAAGGGGGTAACCATGGGAATAAAAGAAGCGGCTGA
- a CDS encoding response regulator, whose amino-acid sequence MDKKPYILVVDDESDARSMVIDFLKERYECEFAEAKDGEEAVNFLKCHPCDLMILDIKMPKKGGIAVIKEAREINPKLDILVVSAWVSDEVSQEAVESGATDYLVKPIDLKVVAMKFSDILKKKGYLVSKI is encoded by the coding sequence ATGGATAAAAAACCTTATATTCTTGTAGTGGACGATGAAAGCGACGCGCGCTCGATGGTGATAGATTTTCTGAAAGAGCGCTATGAGTGTGAGTTTGCCGAGGCAAAAGACGGCGAAGAGGCGGTAAACTTTTTGAAGTGTCACCCATGCGACCTGATGATCCTCGATATAAAGATGCCTAAAAAAGGCGGTATCGCGGTAATAAAAGAAGCGAGAGAGATTAACCCAAAGCTCGATATATTAGTGGTATCAGCCTGGGTGAGCGACGAAGTGTCTCAGGAAGCGGTTGAAAGCGGCGCGACCGACTATCTGGTCAAGCCGATAGACCTTAAAGTTGTGGCAATGAAATTTTCCGATATCTTAAAGAAGAAAGGGTATCTGGTTAGTAAGATTTAG
- a CDS encoding lysophospholipid acyltransferase family protein, translating to MRQALSAAIWIFVALLTVLLYLAMLFFVIVLYPFDKKRKVAHAQCYWWSDALLKFNPGWKMDISGLENIDKKKTYVIVANHQSLADIIVLYQIKTQFKWVAKESLFNIPFLGWCMSLARHIKLERGKLTSIKKVYREAAEWLRQDMSVLFFPEGTRSETDRMNEFQNGAFKLAIKEKRYVLPILIKGTRDAIPKHGRQFADKMHCTLRVLPEIDTSRFGPGDFELLRDEARSKMEAVST from the coding sequence ATGAGACAAGCATTATCAGCAGCAATCTGGATCTTCGTGGCACTTCTTACCGTACTCTTGTACCTCGCAATGTTGTTCTTCGTAATAGTCCTTTATCCATTTGATAAGAAACGAAAAGTCGCGCATGCGCAGTGTTACTGGTGGAGCGATGCCCTTCTAAAGTTTAATCCGGGCTGGAAGATGGATATTTCCGGGCTCGAAAATATTGACAAGAAGAAAACGTATGTTATAGTAGCTAATCACCAGAGCCTGGCGGACATAATAGTTTTATACCAGATAAAGACGCAGTTTAAATGGGTTGCCAAGGAGAGCCTTTTTAATATACCATTTTTAGGATGGTGCATGTCGCTTGCCAGGCACATAAAGCTGGAGCGGGGCAAGCTTACAAGCATAAAAAAGGTATATCGTGAGGCCGCGGAATGGTTGAGGCAGGATATGTCGGTGTTATTTTTTCCTGAGGGCACCAGAAGCGAAACGGACAGGATGAATGAATTTCAGAACGGCGCGTTCAAACTTGCCATAAAAGAGAAGAGATATGTTCTGCCGATACTTATCAAGGGAACGAGAGACGCCATACCAAAGCATGGCCGGCAATTTGCGGATAAGATGCATTGCACACTAAGGGTGTTGCCGGAGATAGATACGTCGAGATTTGGTCCGGGCGATTTCGAGCTTTTGAGAGATGAAGCGCGTTCAAAAATGGAGGCCGTATCAACGTG